The following is a genomic window from Crossiella equi.
GACCATGTGGCTGGTCACCGAGCCCGAGCGGATCGGCGTGGTGCACGCGGGCAACCCGGGCGACCCGGAACCGGGCACGGTGACGTGGCTGGCGCGGGCGGAGACCTCGCTGCGCCAGGGGTCCTGGGCGGGCGCGGCCGAGGAGGCGTACGGGCGCTACCTGGACGCCGCGGGGGCCGCACCGACCGAGCAGGTGCCGGACCCCGGCGAGGAGGAGGACGAGGACGAGGCGCCCGCGCTGCCCGGCTACGTGCTGTGGGACTCGCGGGGCGCGGCGGTGGTGCACCACCACCAGGCGGACTCCGCCGCCGTCCGGTCCCTGTTCGACGAGCTCGACGTGCTGCGGGACCAGCTGCCCGCACCGCGCCGCACCCCCTTGGCGACCCGGGTGAACTTCGACGACGCCCGCGCCCTGGTCCGGGTGGGGGCGGCGCCCGCGCACCGCGTGGAAGCGGCCTTCGGCGGGTACGCGCGGCAGACCGAGATCGACGTGCTGCTCGACCTTGGTCTGCCGCGCGGTTTCCCGTCCGTGCTGGACACCCTGCCGCCCGCCGAGGTGCGCGCCCTGCCGGTGGCCGACCGCCTCGCGGTGCTGCGCGAGGAGGTGGTCGTGCAGGGCGGGCGGGACCTCGCCTGGGAACGGGCGAGGGGTACCGGCGCACCGATCAGTCCGGAGTGGACGGAGCAGTGGCTGGCCCGCCTGGACGCACTGGGCGCGGCGCCCGGAACAGCCCCTGCGCTGGTTCCGGGTGCCTGGCCCGAGGTGGGCGTGACCGCACGGGTGGCGCTGCTCGTGTTGGCGAGCGGCACCGATCTGTCCGCCCGGCCGGTCCGGGCGGAGCTGGAAAGCCTGGGGATCCCCGGGGAGGCCGCGACCGAGCGGCTGTCCTGGGGTCCGCGTCGCGGGTTGTGGCTCGCGGTGGACAAGGTGGTGCTCGGTGGCTGCTACCTCGCCGGGATCACCGCGGTGGCCGTGTTCGTGCACTGGCTCGGCTCCTGAGCGCCGGGCTCCTGGGCGCCGAGCCAGTGCACCGGGCTCACTTGGTCTCCTGCTTCTCCGTGACGGCCACCGTGCGCTCGCCCAGGGGCTTGTCCAGCTTCACGGTCACCGGCGGGAAACGCAGGTCCATCGTGCACGCCTCGGCCTTGGCCGGGGTGGTCTCGATGAGCAGGATCTTGACGGTCTTCTCGTCCTGCCCGGTGAGTTCGGCGCGCACCTTGCTGCAGCCGCCCTCCTTCCCGAACGTGCCGACCACCGACCCGTCACCCTCGGTCCAGACCCGCTTGGGCTGGTCCTCGGGCAGGGCGGACAGGTCCGTCTGCGTCTTGGGCAGCGGCTTGCCGCCGGGCGGTGCTTCCGGCTCCTGAGGGTTCTCCGACGTCGGCGGCGGCGGGGGCGGCGGACCGCCCAGACCCGCGGTGGGCTCGGCACAGGCGCTCAGTGCCAGCACCAGCGCCGCCCCGGCGCCGACCATGTTTGCCAGTCGTCTCATGCTCAGAAGGACGGACCGCGGGGTGCGACGGGTTGCACGGGATTTTTCCCGGATCTGAACAGCCATGGGACTGGCCGCCCGGCAGGAGCGGCCAGTCCCATGGCATCGCTGAAGCAGGTTTCGGGGCGCTACCTCAGCGAGCCCAGTGCCTCCCGGACCATGTCCAGGCGGGCGCCGGAGGCCAGTCCGGCGTGGTACAGGTGGAACTCCTCGACCCCGGCCGAGGCCAGCGCGGACAGCTCGGCGCGCAGCGCGGAGGAGTCGACCGGCTTGGGCGGCAGCGCGAGCACGTAGCCCGCGATGCGCGTACCGGGCGCCAGCTTCCGCAGCGCCTCGATGCCCGGGATGCTCGCCTCCGGGCCGGGCCAGCACATGGCCACCAGCGCGTCGACCTCGACACCCAGCTCGGGCGCGGCGGTGGCGAACGGGCCGGTGCCCCAGCGGTCGGCGTTGGCGTGCAGGATCACCCGTGCGCCCGGTGCCAGGGTGCGCACCTCGTTCACCAACAGCGCACGCAGTTCCGCGACCACCCCGGTGCGCACGGCGGCCAGGGCGTCGGCCAGGTCCTGGCCGAGCGCGGCCTCCACGCTGTCCGGCTCGCCCGCGTCCACCGCGCGGGTCACCGCGCCCCGGGCGTCGTCGACGTCGACGCCCGCCGCGGTGTACCGATCCTCGCAGGCGCGGCAGAAGCAGATCGACAGCAGCGCCTGGCGGACCTTGCCCCAGTCCCCGCCCTCGGTCTTCTCGTGGTGCCCGCCGTGGAAGAAGCCCAGCGGCCCGCAGGCCTCCAGCACCACACCGTCCGGGCGGCCCTGGCCGACCACCTCGCGCACCAGGGTCAGCGCGTACTCCACGACCTCCGGCTGCGTGGTGCACAGCGCGTAGGGATAGCTGTCGCCGAAGGCGTTGCGCACCACCAGGTCCGGCGCGAGGTCGCCGAGTCGGCTGGAGTGGGTGAGCACGGTCCAGGCGTAGACCGGCAGACCCGCGGCCTTGAGCGCGTCGCGGGCGGCGCCGTAGGAGTCCGGACCGTCCACCCAGGACGGTGCGGCCGGGACGAGCCTGCGCCCGGACCAGGCTTGTTCGCGCACGGGCACGTACAGGGCGGCGTGCCGGGCGTCGACGAGGCGGTGCTCCGGGTGCAGCGGGGTGGCGGCCCGCACGGTGTGGTAGCTGGCGGCCAGGGCCACCGCGTCCACACCGAGCCCGGCGATCCGCGCCGCGGCGGCCGGGTCGCCGATGATGTCCCACGGGTAGACGTGGGCGACGGACTTCACCACCGGGGACGCTTCCTCTCGTAGTCGGGCTGGAACTTCCGCATGTAGCCGGTGTCGTCGCGCACGGTCAGACCGCACTTGACGAAGTTCTCGTGCAGGCGGGCCAGCTGGTCGCGGTCCAGCGAGATGCCCAGGCCGGGGCCGTCGGGCACGCGCATCGAACCGTCCACGAAGGACACCGCACCGGGTTCGATGACCTCGTCCTGGGCGTTCCACGGGTAGTGCGTGTCGCAGGCGTAGGTCAGGTTCGGCGTGGCGGCGGCCAGGTGCGTCATCGCGACCAGGCTGATGCCCAGGTGCGAGTTGGAGTGCATGGACAGGCCGATGCCGAAGGTGTCGCAGATGGCGCCGAGGTGCCGGGAGCGGGTCAGGCCGCCCCAGTAGTGGTGGTCGGACAGGATGACCTGCACCGCGTCCTTGGCCACCGCCTCGGGCAGCTGGTCGAAGGAGACCACGCACATGTTGGTGGCCAACGGCATCGAGGCCTGCTTGGCCACCTCGGACATGCCGTTGATGCCGGGGGTGGGGTCCTCCAGGTACTCCAGGACGCCGTCCAGCTCCTTGGCCACGCGCAGCGAGGTCGGCACCGACCAGGCGCAGTTCGGGTCGATGCGCAGCGGGTGCTCGGGGAAGGCCTCGCGCAGGGCGTGGATCGCGGCGATCTCCTCGTCGGGCTCGAACACGCCGCCCTTGAGCTTGATCGAGCCGAAGCCGTACTCCGCCACCATCTTCCGCGTCTGCGCGACCATCCCGGCCGGGTCCAGGGCCTCGCCCCACTCGTCCGGCTCGGCCCCGGGGTGCCCGGCCCACTTGTAGAACAGGTAGGCGCTGTAGGGCACCGCGTCCCGGACCTTGCCGCCGAGCAGGTCGTGCACCGGGCGGCCGAGGATCTTGCCCTGGATGTCCAGGCAGGCCACCTCGAACGGGGAGAACACGCGGTCGACCGTGCCGCCGGAGGTGAAGTCGCCGGTGAGGCCGTGCTTGTCCGAGCCCGCCACGCCGCCCAGGGACTTCGCCACCGCGGCGTGGATGGCGTTGAGGGCGTAGACGTCCTGGCCGACGATGAGCGGTACGGCGGCGTCCATGCGGGCCAGGTGCCCGGCGTCGCCGTAGCTCTCGCCGAGGCCGGTGACGCCGTCCTCGGTCTCGACCTCGACGACCGAGCGCAGCGCCCACGGTTCGTGCACGCCCGCGGAGTTCAGCAGCGGCGGGTCGCGGAAGGCGATCGGGGTGATGGTGACCCGGCGGATCCGGGTCCCCGCGGTCACACCAGCTCCAGTCCGGCGGCCACGATCTCGGCCAGCTCGTCCAGGTGCTCCGGCGCCGGGTCGGTCAGCGGGGCGCGCACGCCGCCGCAGTCCAGGCCGCGCTGCTTGACCGCGGCCTTGACCAGCGACACCGCGTAGCCCGGGGCCTTGTCGCGCAGGGCGACCAGCGGGCCGTAGAACCCGGCCAGCAGCGCGTTGACCTTCTCGGTGTTCCCGTCCACGACCGCCTGGTAGAAGGCCAGGGAGATCTCGGGCGCGAAGCAGAACACCGCGGAGGAGTACAGGTCCACGCCGATGCCCCGGTAGGCGGGCACGGTCATCTCGGCGGTGGGCAGGCCGTTGAAGAACTGGAACGGCTTGTCCACCTCGGCGCGGACCGCGAGCACGATGCGCTGCATCAGGTCGAGGTCGCCGCCGCCGTCCTTGAAGCCCACCACGTTCGGGATGTTCGCCACGGCGACCGCGGTCTCCGGGGTGAACTGCGCGTTGTTGCGCTGGTAGACGATCACCGGCAGGTCGGTGCTGCCCGCGACCTGGCGGACGTACTCCGCGAGGCCCTCGGGCTTGGAGCCGACCAGGTACGGCGGGAGCAGCAGCAGGCCCTCGGCACCGGCGCGCTTGGCCGCGGCCGCGAACTGCCTGGCCAGCGGCAGCGCGCCGCCGGTACCGGCCAGCACCGGCACCCGGCCCGCGGTGGCCTCCACCGCGATCCGCACGACCCGCTCGTACTCCCCCGGTTCCAGCGCGTGGAACTCACCCGTGCCGCAGGCCACGAACACACCACCGGGACCGGCGTCCACTCCGCGCTTGACGTGCTCGGCGAGCACGTCCTCGGCCACCTCGCCGGTCCCGGTGAACGGGGTCACCGGGAAGAACAACACTCCATCCAGCTGCATTTTTGACCTCACGACGTCGAGACCGGCGAAAGCGGAAACCCACCCGGGGTTTCCTATCCCTTCACGGCACCACTGGTGATGCCGCGCAGGAACGACTTCTGTAGAGACAGGTACACCACGAGGCTGGGCACCAGCGCGAGCAGCGCACCCGCCAGCACGACACCGGGCCCGACCATCTCATCGGAGCGGAGGGTGGCCAGGGCCACGGTGAGCGTGTAGTCGCCGGGATCGGTGGCCACGATCAACGGCAACAGGTACTGGTCCCAGATCATGGTGAAGCCGAACACCGCGATCACACCGAGCGCGGGACGGCACAACGGCACCACGATCTGGGCGAACACGCGGAACTCCCCGGCGCCGTCCACGCGGGCGGCCTCCTCCAGCTCCAGGGGGATCTCGCGCATGAACTCGGTCATCACGAAGATGGAGAAACCCCAGGCGCCCAACGGGAGGATCACGCCGAGCAGCGTGCCCTTGAGGCTGATGCCCAGCACCGGGAGGTCGCCGATCACCAGCGACAGCGGGATCGCGATGACCTCCTCGGGCAGCATCATCGTGGTCAGCACGGCCAGCATCACGATGGCCTGGCCGCGGAACTTCTTGCGCGCCAGCGCGTAGGCGGCGAACACGCTCACGCTGACCTGGAGCAGCAGCCCGCCGCCCGCGATGACCAGCGAGTTCAGCAGGTAGTCCCAGATGCCCTTCTCGGTGGCCTTGTCGAAGTTGACCATCGACGGCTCGTTGGGCAGCAGGGACAGCTTGGTGGGGTCCGGGCTGAAGTCGAAGGCACCCGAGACCACGGTGATGAGCGGGCCGCAGAAGAGCAGGAAAGCGGCCGCGCACAACAGGATCCGGCCGATCGTACCGCCCGGGGAGGAGCGGGGCGTGGCCCAGCCGAGCGCGGTCTCGCAGCGCTGGGCGACCCCGACCCGGCGTTTGGCGGGGGCGGGGCGCTCCGGTGTGGACGGAGGTGCCGGGCGCAGCTCGGTGGTGGTCATCGCGCCTCCCTGCGCCGTCGGAGCAGCTGGACGAACAGGGTCAGCAGCAGCGTGACCACGAACAGGATCACCGAGCCCGCCGAGGCCAGCCCCAGCTCGCTGGTCTCGAAGCCCAGGGAGAACACGCGTGTCATCCACACGTCGGTGGAGCCCGCGGGGCCGCCGCCGGTGAGCACGTAGACCTCGGTGAACACGCGCAGGCCGCGGATGGAGGCCAGCGTCAGCAGGATGGTGACCGCCGGGCGCAGCGCGGGCAGCGTGATGTGGCGGACGCGCTGCCAGGTGGTGGCCCCGTCGATGGCCGCCGACTCGTAGAGCTGGCGGTCGATCCCGGCCAGGCCCGCGAGCAGGATGACCATGTCGTAGGGCGCGCCCTTCCAGATGCCGACCGCCATCACCGACCACAGCGAGGTGTCCGGGTGGTCGAGGAAGGTGGACGGGCCCAGGCCCACCCAGGACAGCACCGAGTTCAGGAAGCCGCCCTCGGCCGGGTAGTACAGCAGCCGCCAGATCTCACCGACCACCGCGGTGGCCGCCACGACCGGCAGGAACACCGCCGAGCGCACGAACCACAGCGAGCGGGCGGTGCCCTCCAGCAGCAGGGCCAGGGCGAAGCCGATGAGCATCGCGCCCAGGGTCTGGCCGACCGCGAGGATGACCGTGTTGGACAGCGCGTTGTGGAAGCGCTCGTCGGTGAGCACGCGGGTGTAGTTGTCCAGGCCGACCCAGAGGTCGCCCAGGAACGGGCGCACCTCGAACAGGCTCAGCCGGATGCCCTCCGCCATCGGCACGTACTTGAAGACGGTGAACAGCAGCAGGGCGGGCAGCAGGAACAGCCAGGGCACGAGGGTGGCCGCGAGGCGGCGCCGAGGAGGGCGCCGCCTCGCGGGGTGGGACCCGACGGCACCGCCGCCACTAGCCGCCGAGCCCACGTCGGTGATGGTCACTGAGCCGCCTTCTGCTGGTTGCTCAGCTCCTTCTCGAGGTTGCCCGCGAGCTTGGTCAGCTCAGCGGAGGCGTCCCCGCACTTGGCGAAGATGGAGTTCAGGGCTTCCGCGGTCTGCTGGCGGAAGGGCTGGAAGTTGGGCACGCTCGGGAACGGCCGGGCGCTGTCGGCGTAGACCTTGGCCACGGTGTCCCAGCGCGGGTCGTTGTAGACGCTCTTCACATCGACCGTGCTGTTGACCGACAGCCGCACGACCGGGCGCTGCCCCGACTCGGCCTTCATGCCCAGCTCCTGGGCCTGTTTGCTGACCAGGAACTCGGCCAGCTTCTTCTGGTTGCCCGGGTTGGGCGAGCCGGCCATCTGGTAGACGACCTCGCCCTCGCCCAGCACGGTCGAGCCCGCGGGCCCGGCCGGGGACGGGATGACCTCGTACTTGTCCTTGCCCGGCGCCTTGTCGAAGCGGGCGAACATGTACGGGCCGGTGAGGTAGATGCCCGCCTTGCCCTGCTCGAAGTAGTTGTGCGCGTCGTTGGTGATCATGGTCAGCGCGTTCGGCAGCGTGACCTTGCTGTCGCAGAACAGGCCCTTGAGCCAGTTCACCGCCTGCAGGGTCTGCGGGCTGCTCACCGCGACCTTGTACTGGCCGCCGGACTCGGCGAGGATGTCGCCGCCCGCCTGCCAGATGTAGTTCGCCGCCCACCAGGCCAGGTAGCCGCGGTCGGTGGAGCCGGGCGCCACGATGCCGAAGGTGTCCTTCGCGTCGCCGTTGCCGTCCGGGTCCTTGGTGGTGAAATCGTTGGCCAGCGCGGCCAGCTCGTCCCAGGTGGTCGGGATGGGCTTGCCGACCTTCTCGCGCCAGTCCTTGCGCACCAGCAGCACCTGGGCCTGGGTGGAGAAGGGCACCGCGTAGTACTTGCCGTCGGCGGCCTTGCCGTTGTTCCAGGCGCGCTCGACGATCTGCTCCTGGCCCGCGAAGGACGTGCGGTCCACCTCGGTCAGGTAGCCCTGCTTGCGGTACGGGCCGAGCGAGCCGGTGTCGGTGATGGCGATGTCGGGCAGGTCCTTGGCCTGGGCCCGCTCCTGCACGCGCTTGTCGAAGTCGTTGTACGGCGGCGGGTTGTAGTTGACCTTGATCCCCGTCTTCGCCGTGAACGCCGCGAAGATCTTCTCGTAGACCTTCTTGGTGTCGTCCGAGCTCCGCGTCCACACCTCGATGGGTGCGTTCGGGTCGCCCTGCGGCGCGGATCCGGTGCTGGTGCACGCGGAGAGGACTAGCCCGACCGCCACCGCGCTGGCCGCCATGGCGGTGCGGGACCGGGTGGTGCGACGGTGCATGCCCAGCTCCTTCGTCAAATCTGCCCCAGAGGTTCGGTTCACCCGACTGCCCTACTGGACATCGCCGTTCAGATATGTGAATCTGAGTCGTACTTGTGAACCTTGTTGCCGGACTGTAAAAATCGGGCCGTGCGCCTGTCAAGAGGGCGGCACGGGAGAAGAACCCGATTGGACCTGGAGGCAGAGATGACGGAGGCCGTCAAGGACGCCGCGGTCGCCCCCACGCGCCCGGCGGCCGTGAAGTCCGCCGACCGGACGGTGGAGCTGCTGGAGGTCCTGGCCTCCTTCGACCGCAGGCTGACGCTCACCGAGCTGCACCGCGAGCTGAACTACCCCAAGTCCAGCCTGTACATGCTGCTCCAGACGCTGGTGGCGCGCGGCTGGGTCGAGGTCGAGTCCGACCGCGGCACCTACGGCATCGGCGTGCGCGCCCTGCTCGTGGGCACGTCCTACCTCGACCACGACCCCGTGGTGCGCACGGCCATCCGGGTGATGGAGCAGGTGCGCCAGGAGATCAACGAGACCGTGCACCTGGCCCGCCTCGAAGGCGACGACGTGGTGTACCTGGCCAGCCGGGAGTCCGAGCACCACCTGCGCGTGGTCTCCCGCGTCGGCCGCCGCCTGCCCGCGCACAGCACCGCGCTGGGCAAGGCACTGCTGTCCCAGCGCCCGGCGGAGGACGCCGCCGCGCTGGTCCCCGAGTCGATCACACCGTTGACCGCCAACACGATCACCGACCGGGCCGCACTGCTCGCGCAGCTGGAGGAGTTCCGCCGCGTGGGCTACTCCTTCGAGCGCGAGGAGAACACCCCGGGGCTCGGCTGCTTCGCCGTCGCGCTGCCGTACCGCAACCCGGTCACCGACGCCATGAGCTGCTCGGTGCCGGTCGCGCGGCTCACGCCGGAACACGAGAAGCAGATCGTGGACGCGCTGCTGGGTGCCGCGCGCACCTTGACCGAGCTGCTCCGCCAGCCGGGCCTCACTCCACTGTGAACCTGACCTGATCCCCTGCATCCTGTTGAGCACGAAGGGTTTCGGAGTGACCGAACGCATTCTCATCACCGGGTCCGCCGGTGGGGTCGGCACGCTCATGCGGCCGCGGCTGGCCCGGGAGGGCCGTGTGCTGCGCCTGCTGGACGTGGCCGAGCAGCCGCCCGCCGCGCCGGGTGAGGCGGTGGAGATCATCACCGCCTCGGTGACCGACATGGCGGCGATGGAGGCGGCCTGCGCCGGGGTGGACGCGGTGATCCACCTGGGCGGGTACAGCCTGGAACGCGGCTGGGACGACATCCTGGACGTCAACATCAACGGCACGCACGTGGTGTTCGAGGCCGCGCGCCGCCAGGGCGTGCCGCGCGTCATCTTCGCCAGCTCCAACCACGCGGTCGGCTTCGTACCGCGTGCCGACGGCGAGGTCGCCGGCGACGCGGTGCCGCGCCCGGACACCAACTACGGCGTGAGCAAGGCCGCGGGCGAGGCGATCGCCAGCCACTACGCCGACCGGTACGGCATCGGCGCGATCTGCGTGCGCATCGGCTCCTGCTTCGAGAAGCCGCGCGATGTGCGCATGCTGTCCACCTGGCTCTCCCCCGCCGACGGCGCCCGGCTCTTCGAGGCCGCGCTGGCCTTCCCGGACCCGGGTTTCCGCGTGCTGTGGGGAGTCTCGGACAACACCCGCCGCTGGTTCTCCCTGGAGGAGGCCAAGGCCATCGGCTACGTCTCCCAGGACGACTCCGAGGTCTACGCGGCCGAGCTCCTGGCCGAGCACGGCGAGCCCGACCTCACCCAGATCCCGCACAACCTGGTCGGCGGCGTGTGGGTCTCCGCCGACTTCGACACCGCGAAGAAGGAGGCCGGTCGGTGACCGTCCAGGGCGTTCAGGGTTACAACCCGAGGACCGGCGAGGTCTACGGCGAGCCGGTCGCGGCCACCCCGGAGGCGGAGGTCAACCGCCTCGCGCAGGCGGCGGCCGAGGCGTTCCCGGTGTGGTCCGGGCTGCCGGGCGCGCGCCGGGCCGAGGTGCTGGAGAAGATCGCGGACGCGCTGGACGCCAGGAGCGCCGAGCTGGTCGAGGTCGCCGACACCGAGACCGCGCTGGGCCTGCCGCGCCTGACCGGTGAGCTCAAGCGCACCACCAACCAGCTGCGCCTGTTCGGCGAGGTGCTGCGCGAGGGCAGCTACGCCGAGGCCACCATCGACTCACCCAACCCGGACATCATCCCGCCCCGCCCGAACCTGCGGCGGCTGCTCCAGCCGCTGGGCCCGGTCGCGGTGTTCTCCGCCAGCAACTTCCCGTTCGCCTTCTCCGTGGCCGGTGGCGACACCGCCTCCGCGCTGGCCGCTGGTGCCCCGGTGCTGGTGAAAGCACACTCGGCGCACCCGAACACCTCCGTGGCCACCGCGGCCGTGCTGTCCGCGGTCATCGCGGCCGAGGGCCTGCCGGAGGGCGTGTTCGGCATCGTCTACAGCACCCCGGCCGGTTCACAGCTGGTCAAGCACCCGGCGATCAAGGCGGTCGGCTTCACCGGCAGCACCGGCGGCGGGCGGGCGCTGTTCGACCTGGCCTCCGGACGGCCGGACCCCATCCCGTTCTACGGCGAGCTGGGCAGCGTGAACCCCACGGTGATCCTGCCGGGCATCGCGGCCGAGCAGACCCAGGAGCTGGCCACCGGCTTCGCGGGCTCGCTGACCATGGGCGTGGGCCAGTTCTGCACCAACCCGGGCCTGGTCTTCGCCCCGGAGTCCCTGGTGGACGACCTGGGCAAGGCGGTCTCCGGCGCGAACGGCGGCGCCATGCTCACCGCCCGCATGCGTGACTCCTATGAGTCCACTGTGGATGGTCTGGCCAAGCACGCGGGCGTCGAGCTGGTCGCGGTGGGCGAGGCCCCCGAGGGCGGCTGGACCGTGGCGCCGCGCCTGTACCGCACCACGCTGGCCGACTTCGAGGCCGACCTGGCCACCCTCGAGGAGGAGTGCTTCGGCCCGGCCGCGATCGTGGTCACCTACA
Proteins encoded in this region:
- a CDS encoding glucarate dehydratase family protein encodes the protein MTAGTRIRRVTITPIAFRDPPLLNSAGVHEPWALRSVVEVETEDGVTGLGESYGDAGHLARMDAAVPLIVGQDVYALNAIHAAVAKSLGGVAGSDKHGLTGDFTSGGTVDRVFSPFEVACLDIQGKILGRPVHDLLGGKVRDAVPYSAYLFYKWAGHPGAEPDEWGEALDPAGMVAQTRKMVAEYGFGSIKLKGGVFEPDEEIAAIHALREAFPEHPLRIDPNCAWSVPTSLRVAKELDGVLEYLEDPTPGINGMSEVAKQASMPLATNMCVVSFDQLPEAVAKDAVQVILSDHHYWGGLTRSRHLGAICDTFGIGLSMHSNSHLGISLVAMTHLAAATPNLTYACDTHYPWNAQDEVIEPGAVSFVDGSMRVPDGPGLGISLDRDQLARLHENFVKCGLTVRDDTGYMRKFQPDYERKRPRW
- a CDS encoding 5-dehydro-4-deoxyglucarate dehydratase — translated: MQLDGVLFFPVTPFTGTGEVAEDVLAEHVKRGVDAGPGGVFVACGTGEFHALEPGEYERVVRIAVEATAGRVPVLAGTGGALPLARQFAAAAKRAGAEGLLLLPPYLVGSKPEGLAEYVRQVAGSTDLPVIVYQRNNAQFTPETAVAVANIPNVVGFKDGGGDLDLMQRIVLAVRAEVDKPFQFFNGLPTAEMTVPAYRGIGVDLYSSAVFCFAPEISLAFYQAVVDGNTEKVNALLAGFYGPLVALRDKAPGYAVSLVKAAVKQRGLDCGGVRAPLTDPAPEHLDELAEIVAAGLELV
- a CDS encoding carbohydrate ABC transporter permease — encoded protein: MTTTELRPAPPSTPERPAPAKRRVGVAQRCETALGWATPRSSPGGTIGRILLCAAAFLLFCGPLITVVSGAFDFSPDPTKLSLLPNEPSMVNFDKATEKGIWDYLLNSLVIAGGGLLLQVSVSVFAAYALARKKFRGQAIVMLAVLTTMMLPEEVIAIPLSLVIGDLPVLGISLKGTLLGVILPLGAWGFSIFVMTEFMREIPLELEEAARVDGAGEFRVFAQIVVPLCRPALGVIAVFGFTMIWDQYLLPLIVATDPGDYTLTVALATLRSDEMVGPGVVLAGALLALVPSLVVYLSLQKSFLRGITSGAVKG
- a CDS encoding carbohydrate ABC transporter permease; amino-acid sequence: MTITDVGSAASGGGAVGSHPARRRPPRRRLAATLVPWLFLLPALLLFTVFKYVPMAEGIRLSLFEVRPFLGDLWVGLDNYTRVLTDERFHNALSNTVILAVGQTLGAMLIGFALALLLEGTARSLWFVRSAVFLPVVAATAVVGEIWRLLYYPAEGGFLNSVLSWVGLGPSTFLDHPDTSLWSVMAVGIWKGAPYDMVILLAGLAGIDRQLYESAAIDGATTWQRVRHITLPALRPAVTILLTLASIRGLRVFTEVYVLTGGGPAGSTDVWMTRVFSLGFETSELGLASAGSVILFVVTLLLTLFVQLLRRRREAR
- a CDS encoding sugar ABC transporter substrate-binding protein, with protein sequence MHRRTTRSRTAMAASAVAVGLVLSACTSTGSAPQGDPNAPIEVWTRSSDDTKKVYEKIFAAFTAKTGIKVNYNPPPYNDFDKRVQERAQAKDLPDIAITDTGSLGPYRKQGYLTEVDRTSFAGQEQIVERAWNNGKAADGKYYAVPFSTQAQVLLVRKDWREKVGKPIPTTWDELAALANDFTTKDPDGNGDAKDTFGIVAPGSTDRGYLAWWAANYIWQAGGDILAESGGQYKVAVSSPQTLQAVNWLKGLFCDSKVTLPNALTMITNDAHNYFEQGKAGIYLTGPYMFARFDKAPGKDKYEVIPSPAGPAGSTVLGEGEVVYQMAGSPNPGNQKKLAEFLVSKQAQELGMKAESGQRPVVRLSVNSTVDVKSVYNDPRWDTVAKVYADSARPFPSVPNFQPFRQQTAEALNSIFAKCGDASAELTKLAGNLEKELSNQQKAAQ
- a CDS encoding IclR family transcriptional regulator, which gives rise to MTEAVKDAAVAPTRPAAVKSADRTVELLEVLASFDRRLTLTELHRELNYPKSSLYMLLQTLVARGWVEVESDRGTYGIGVRALLVGTSYLDHDPVVRTAIRVMEQVRQEINETVHLARLEGDDVVYLASRESEHHLRVVSRVGRRLPAHSTALGKALLSQRPAEDAAALVPESITPLTANTITDRAALLAQLEEFRRVGYSFEREENTPGLGCFAVALPYRNPVTDAMSCSVPVARLTPEHEKQIVDALLGAARTLTELLRQPGLTPL
- a CDS encoding NAD-dependent epimerase/dehydratase family protein translates to MTERILITGSAGGVGTLMRPRLAREGRVLRLLDVAEQPPAAPGEAVEIITASVTDMAAMEAACAGVDAVIHLGGYSLERGWDDILDVNINGTHVVFEAARRQGVPRVIFASSNHAVGFVPRADGEVAGDAVPRPDTNYGVSKAAGEAIASHYADRYGIGAICVRIGSCFEKPRDVRMLSTWLSPADGARLFEAALAFPDPGFRVLWGVSDNTRRWFSLEEAKAIGYVSQDDSEVYAAELLAEHGEPDLTQIPHNLVGGVWVSADFDTAKKEAGR
- a CDS encoding aldehyde dehydrogenase (NADP(+)), with product MTVQGVQGYNPRTGEVYGEPVAATPEAEVNRLAQAAAEAFPVWSGLPGARRAEVLEKIADALDARSAELVEVADTETALGLPRLTGELKRTTNQLRLFGEVLREGSYAEATIDSPNPDIIPPRPNLRRLLQPLGPVAVFSASNFPFAFSVAGGDTASALAAGAPVLVKAHSAHPNTSVATAAVLSAVIAAEGLPEGVFGIVYSTPAGSQLVKHPAIKAVGFTGSTGGGRALFDLASGRPDPIPFYGELGSVNPTVILPGIAAEQTQELATGFAGSLTMGVGQFCTNPGLVFAPESLVDDLGKAVSGANGGAMLTARMRDSYESTVDGLAKHAGVELVAVGEAPEGGWTVAPRLYRTTLADFEADLATLEEECFGPAAIVVTYTDPAELLPVLARVQGSLTATVHAAESDHEAAGRLAEVLRRIAGRLVFNAWPTGVAVSWAQHHGGPWPATTSALHTSVGATAIRRWIGPVTYQSWPDHLLPQELQDANPLGIPRRRDGVLGVH